actcctgcattcacacacacactgtacaatacgaccaatttagctcattcaattcacacatagcgcatgtctttggactgtggcagaaactagaggaaacccaagcgaacacggggagaacatgcaaactccacacagaaatggcaactgactcagttggggcttgaaccagtgaccttcttgctttgaggcaccAGTGTTACCAACTGTGCCATCGTGTTGCCTGAATCTGGAATCGGAGgattcaaaaattatttaaaaaccgcCTTTAAATTTATTGAAATTAACTCTTAGCTATGCTAAGATAAACATTTTATGAATCAGAAATTAAATTCGATATCCTTATGAAAGAACATTCACACAATATATTTATGGAAGATtatatttactcaatattttaatgacttttggcgttaaatacaattttaaattttgtagagacattttctttgttttttattggCTGGATGCATGTCATTGATTTCTATGTTGCATAATCACGATTCAATAAACAGAGTGGTTATTTGATCTCATTCATAGCTTTTTAGTTAGATTAAAAAACTTGTATTTACATTAATGGACATAAATATTTAGGGTTAAAAACATGGTTTTCAATAATCCAGTTACAGGGTGAATGAGAAGATTGGACATAGGTGTCCAGTGAACTCCTGGAAAAGATCAATATGTGAAACTGAGCAGCGCAAATACTCACAGTTCCCTACCAATAAATGTCACCACACCTTCCTCTCTTCAATCACACTTCTTTTACTGAACCCATCAATGGCAATGAAAACATCATCAAGTCATATATTACCACAGTGCTTAGACCAGTGAACACACGGGATCATCACTGCCTCCCTTTCTAGCCATTCAGTAGCTCTTTCTATCTATTGACATCTCTATCTTTCATTGCTTCTTTATCTCTCACTTCCTCTCGCTGTTTTCTCTCATAGCCTGAAAGAATCTTCGGATAAAATAGTGAACGAATCAAAACACAGATGTTTCTTTCAAAATGATCAGATCAAAACACTTGGGAATCCTAACAAAACCTCATCTTTATCCACATCACACACCTGCTGTAATTTAAGATCATACAATATGTCCAGAAACCTTCAGTTTTCTTTCCAGCGAGCCGCACTCTGGATAGAAATGTCAGCTGTGTAGTATGAGCCACAGAGATGGATTTCTTTTCCACACAGGACCCTTAATTCAATCAAAAGACCAGATCAATAGACACCATGCTCAAAAACGCAACAGGCCAATAACAAACCATTTCTGAgcaagaggaggaggagggaacTTTATTGGCACCCAAGGAAAAAAAAGTAAGTGAAATACAATAAGACTCTATATGACAAACTCAAAGTCGAAGGCACATGCAATTAGGTATAGCAAGTGAGTTTGTCCTTAAACGATCATCTTATTATAatgctatttaaaataattattacagtATGACAGTTCTATAACAGGATGTTGATGTCTGCATGTGAGTGGattttcactccaaaatgaacaagaaaggttttattttttttttaatattccatGGTTGCATTACTATTAAAtgggtcattattattattattattattattattattattattaatattattttatgattgatataattttttattattattatgattattactactactaccaataataataataataataattattcattattttctttttggcttagtccctttattaatctggggtcgcaacagcagGATGAAGCGCCAACTCAtccatgcccttccagctgcaacccatcactgggaaacatccatacacactcattcacacacacacacacacaccctaaagacaatttagcctacccaattgacctgtatcgcatgtctttggacttgtgggggaaagcggaggaaacccacgcgaacacagggagaacatgcaaactccacacagaaatcccaactgacccagcagaggctagaaacagcgaccttctggctgtaaggcgactgtgctacccactgcgccaaggatatatatatatatatatatatatatatatatatatataaacattgattTGCTGTTTGGAAagctttattaaattattattatgaaattattattattatatttataatatattatatataatatataatataatataatatatatatatatataatatattattatatatatatttaaacattgatTTGCTGTTTGGAAagctttattaaattattattatgaaattattattattattataattgtgctttttaaaatctaaaatattttactgtTGCATTTCGATTAAATGggtcattattactattattattattattattcattcatttattcatttatttattcattcattttttttcggcttagtccctttattaatctggggttgccacagcggaatgaaccattaacttatccagcaaatgtttttatgcagcggatgcccttccagctgcaacccatcactgggaaacacccatacacactcattcacacatgtaaactacggacaatttagcctacccaattcacctatagtgcatgtctttggacttgtaggggaaaccggagcacctggaggaaatccacacgaacgcaggaagaacatgtaaactctaattattattattattattattattattattattaatattattattatatattattaatattattgttgttgttgtgcacatttttaactaattaatattgaaatataatattgATGTGCCATGAATATGAATGTGACAGATTCCTTGTTTAAATGTTCAGCATAAGGATTTATGAGCATAAGGACTATACCCCCATCCAGGAATGTCAACTGTGgtctaattcatacgaatttgaAGCATCTCATTTGGTGTCAAACAATCGTCTTATGCCTTGCAGTGATGGTTATGTTTAGAGCAGAGGCTGACTTTCACGATAACTTTgtctaaaacattttatattttttgcacaGTCCACATTTCTGGATCAGGGTTGcaaaatgtatttgtgtatttattatataaaaagtatataattttttttttatttatttaaagaaggcTTTTTAATAAAGCTTAGCAGAAAGCAAATCAATGTTCACTTTGGACTTTTTTCTTTGTGATATATTTTGTTTGTATCCTACTGTATTGTTTTCACCCATTTAAATGTTCCTGTTTCCTTCTCTCCTCTTCTCTTGGTTACTTTTCTTCCCTTCCCCTGGCTGTATCGCTGTGACACAGAGAGGGAGAGGAGAGGAGGAGGGGAGGGGGGGCTCAGTATAAAACCCTCAGTCTGAGAAAACGCCTCTGCAAACATACCCTGTCTCTCCTCTATATCtgtactctctctctttctcttgcgTGCATGCTGTCCTTCACTCCCATGCACACACTTGCTCTCTTCATCCTCTCTTCCTTTTTGCTGCTTCTGCCATCCCTCATTCTCTTCATTACCGAGTGCAACTCTGTGCACCAGACAATGGGATTGACTTTTTGGGAGAGTGTGTGAGCGCGTCGGCATgcatgcgcgcgtgtgtgtgtgagtgcgtatgtgtgtgagtgagtgagagtgagatCGAGCGGATGTGGGATCTGTATGAAAGCTCTTTCCTGCCAGCCCAAAGGATCCAGTGAATCAGCTTAGAAAAGCAGGCAAGAGTGGGTGAGCGTGTACATGTGGGTCTCTTTCACCCTCACACGCTCCTCCACAAGCTTGGGCTCCTAGGGCTTGGCACCTGTCCCTTCTCGGGACCCCCTCACccttctgtctctctttctctctttctgcgGTCTCTTCTTCTCCAGCAGTCACCATTTCGGCTCCCGGCAGACCCACGCTGGCTGCCCAGCCACTCCCGCGCCTCAGCCTGGGCAGGAAGACCCTGGTGGCGGCTGCTGTAGGGGTCATGCTGGTGCTGGTGCTGGTGGTGCTTATCCCCGTGCTGGTCAGCTCCGTGAGCAATGACAACAGCCACTATGAGATGCTGGGCACCTGTCGAATGGTGTGCGATCCATACCAGAACAAGGGCACCACCACGGGCATCGCCAGCACCGGCTCTTCTGTACAGGCCGAGGCCGAGGCTCTGGCCGACCACAGCAACATGCCTCCACCCTCTACGCTCCTCCAGGGGCCACCGGGGAAGCCGGGCCGACCAGGCAAACCCGGACCTCCGGGGCCTCCAGGGGAGCCAGGGCCCCCGGGTCCAATGGGGCCCCCGGGGGACCGGGGGGACAGGGGCCGAAACGGGGTTCTGAGTCTGGGCAATGATGGAGCTATCAGCACAGTTACATACAACACGCACCCACGAGTGGCTTTCTACGCTGGACTCAAAAACCCACACGAGGGCTACGAGATCCTCAAGTTCGACGATGTGGTCACCAACCTCGGCAACAACTATGATGGCACTTCGGGAAAGTTCATCTGCAGCGTGCCCGGCACATACTTCTTTATCTACCACGTTCTGATGAGGGGAGGCGATGGAACCAGCATGTGGGCTGACCTGTGCAAGAACGGACAGGTGAGTTTCAAATTATTTCTATTGAACAAAAGTTGTTTGTGAACTCtgctgaaagtgtgtgtgtgtgtgtgtgtgtgtatatatatatatatatatatatatatatatatatatatatatatatatatatatatatatatatatatatatatattctcagtACGTTTTTTTCGGTTGTGTACTTTTtccaagttttgttttttgtaaagtgCATTTCCTCAGCTCGTGTGCTGGTGGTATAGGTTTGAACTGGTATTCGCAAGGCAGATCTAAAATTAATTAAGCTGTTAATAATGACCCCGCAGAGGACAAACAAGACTGTCGTTTCTCTCTCCTCTGCTTTTTTTTCCGCGGGAGACTGGTGGGAGACGCTGTAACATCTGCTGTGAGTTTCTCGTCCCCCCAGAGCATGCGGGTGAAGTTCGCACAGCTGCGGCGCCACATACCCGGCGACAAGACACGCGCAGAATGCGCTTAATGCGCGCTGACATTGTGCGTGTCCCCGTTAACAGAGGACAGAgattctctctccctctctctcttttatgGAATTTGTACGACACTTGAAAGTCTGCCGCTTCAAACTTTTATGAAAGTGTGCAGTGCATTTAAAGCGTATAAAGCCTAATTATTTAGGCTGCTATTAGTAATATTTTGAATCTTGggattatattttttatgttgataGAAGGATGTAGCTTATAATCAGCAATGCAAACGttgatgttattttttattaatttgattgaaATTATTACCGATTAAAAAGGCTGTTGTTCGAATCTGTTTGCACAATAACATACTCGTTTACAGGAACTGAAGAAATGCTTCACCACAATTGTGCTATTTTGCCCGTAAATACAGGATCTGTTGTTGTAAGGCTGGTTAATTAGGGGTCGTGAAAGAAAATGCTACAGCATGACAAAATTCGCTAGAGCGTGCCAAATCGTCCAACTTCTTGAACATGTAATCACTGTGCCAGGAAGACACGATTCAGCCACAATCATACCTTATTATCTCAGCTTGTCTCAGGAAACGTCCATTTAATGGCCATTTACTCGCTTTTACTGTCCTTTACTTTGCGTTTGCATGGATGCCTTTTCCTCCGTTCTGTTCGTTTTTTATAGAAGGTTGAGCGACTGTGCTCGAAATATAGTGACAAGTCAAAGCGCAGTCGTGAACAGACAGAAGTGGAACGTTCTTGAAAGATCTGAGACGCTTGCGAGTGTTATTAAAGTTTTGTCGCCACAGTTGTAATTCCTGATGCAGTATTTATTAGCAGACAGTTTTATATTTATTCTGAGCCGTTGGAGTCGTTTGGCACGCGAGACTAACTTTTAGGTGGGAGAAAAGCGCACGTGCAGCGTCATCCACAGAGTTCTGCCGCACGCGCGCAACGGGGGAGCTCATGACAGATGGAATAGAATTATACAGTAGACTTCTGTCTCTTCAGGATCTGGTGATTTAGA
This portion of the Danio rerio strain Tuebingen ecotype United States chromosome 3, GRCz12tu, whole genome shotgun sequence genome encodes:
- the c1ql1l2 gene encoding C1q-related factor: MLVLVLVVLIPVLVSSVSNDNSHYEMLGTCRMVCDPYQNKGTTTGIASTGSSVQAEAEALADHSNMPPPSTLLQGPPGKPGRPGKPGPPGPPGEPGPPGPMGPPGDRGDRGRNGVLSLGNDGAISTVTYNTHPRVAFYAGLKNPHEGYEILKFDDVVTNLGNNYDGTSGKFICSVPGTYFFIYHVLMRGGDGTSMWADLCKNGQVRASAIAQDADQNYDYASNSVILHLDAGDEVYIKLDGGKAHGGNNNKYSTFSGFILYAD